The genomic region CATACCCAATCCCCAGTAAGTCAACACTGGGTGTAAATCTGGCGGATATAGCATCATCAGTAATAGTCGGTCTAGCACTTGTTTTACCCTGGATAATTGGCTACCTAATATACGTGTTAATAAGCCATGTTAGGGCGCGCTGAGTTTAAAATATATGCGTGTTTTCATTGATTTTAGGTAAATAATAATGGACACGGTAAATGCCAAGCAGATTGTGGATAAACTATTGAGGGAGGTCTCTAAGTCCGTGATCGGCTATGAACATGAGGTTAAACTACTCTTCGCATGCCTAATAGCGGGTGGCCATGCATTGATTGAGGGTTACCCAGGTTTGGCTAAAACCACGTTGGTTAAGGCATTCGCGAAGGCCCTCGGTCTCTCCTTTAGCCGTATACAATTCACACCTGACCTATTGCCTAGTGACATAACGGGCTCCCTCATCTTCAACCCAAAGATTGGGGACTTTGAGGTTAGGTTTGGCCCAATCTTTGCTAATATAGTCCTTGCTGATGAGGTTAATAGGGCTCCTCCTAAGGTTCAGTCTGCTTTGCTTGAGGCTATGCAGGAGGGTCAAGTGACAATTGGTGGTAAGTCCTATGAGTTGCCGAAGCCCTTTATGATAATAGCCACGCAGAATCCCATAGAGCTCGAGGGAACATACCCACTACCAGAGGCACAACTAGACAGATTCATGATAAGAATAAGACTAGGATACCCAAGTGAGGATATTGAGATGAAGATTGCTGAGAATATAGATCTCGGTAATGTGGGTTCAATTAATACTGTGGTAAATAAGGAGGAGGTTGAGGCGCTTCAGTCTCTTATGCGGTCGGTATATATTGACCAATCAATAATTAGGTATATCGTGAATCTGATAAGGGCTACGAGAAACGCCCGCGATGTTAAGTTAGGCGCAAGCCCAAGGGCTGCGCAGGTACTTAGTAAGTTGGTTAGGGCCTGGGCTTTGTTGGATGGTAGGGACTACGTAATACCCGATGACGTGAAGGTTCTGGCGCCTTACGTCTTAAACCATAGGGTTATAACACTTGGCGCTGATAGTACTGTACTAATTAGGCAGTTACTTCAGCAGGTACCGACGCCACTCATGGAGAGGGTGCTTCGTAGGCCATGATACGCGTAATACCGAGTAATAAGTTATTGATTATATACCTCGTTCTCTCCGGCATTATCTACATTGGATTGCTGGCTAATAACCTGTTCGGTACGTACTTCGGGTTAATACTCTTCATAGTGTTTACGTCATACGTATTGTCGTGGTACCTATTAGCGATGCTTGCGGCATTGTATTCGCGGCTAATCTTCGAACAAAATAGTATAGAACTTACGGTAGGCTCTTCGACTATCATCAATGCAAAGGTTTTATCGAGAATACCAATACGATGGGGAGCAAGGCTTAACTTAATTCATTCGCCCCACGTTCAATCTAACGTATTAAATGTTAAGATTAATGGTGAATTCACGGTTAAATTAATGGGTAGGTGGATTGGAAGCGCCAGGGTTATTGGTGGGGTGATGGAATTAGAAGATTCACTGGGGCTTTTATCAATTCAGAGATTACTTCTTTGCGATTGTGCTGAAATTATTGTAAGGCCAAGGCAGTTAATTAGTGCTACTGATAGGATGGGTGTTGGTGGTTATACAGGGCATGGCTTGTCAATGGAGGGTAGACTGGGTGATTTTAGGTCGTTATTGATTTACGACTACGAAAGGCCTGCCTCATCAATACACTGGTTAACGAGCGCTAGGGTTAGTGAGTTAATGATGGTTAATAGGAGTGAGTATGGTTCATGCCCCATATTCATAATTAATGTCTCATCAAGGGTATTAATACCGCAGGATGGTGATAGACCCATTGATGAGGCCCTACAGATTATAAGTGATTCATCTAATTACTGCGGTGAGGTTAAGGTAGTACTTATACGTAGGGGTTATGTTGAGGAGAGAGTTGTAAGTAGGGGCGTTATTCCTTACCTGGAGCGTGAAATAAGAATTAGGGTAATTAAGAGTTTTAGTGAGAGTGATATGTTTGTTGATTTGCCAGATTATTTTCGTAAGTATTTAGATAAGGACGAATTACTTAACATAGCCTATATCAGGACTTCCATAGATGATGAGCCATTAATTGACGAATTAAGTAAAGTAGTTAATGCCATAGGTAGTAGGAGTAGAATTGTTTTGCTAAATTTTAAGACAGTCGATGGTTGATAAGTATGGCGAGATTAAGTGACTATGTTTCATACATGCTGATTAGTGTCATATGGCTAATACTGGAATTAGTACTAACGCGTTATCCTCAATGCTCTAATACGGCGCTTCTAGGAATAATAATTAATGTCATCTCCATGATAGTGGTATCATATAAGTACATATACAGTAGGTACCTGTTCATACTTAACATGGCATTATTAACGATCATGGGCTTTCTAGTACCACCAGGCATAATAATGCCGTATATAATCACACTAATAATAAGTATTGTGTTATACCTATTACTAATTGGTATGCTTGAGCCTTACTCCCTAATTCTATCCCTACTTATAATATATCTATCGTATATAATAGAGAAAATGCTCATGAAAGTATCGGCATTTTATGCGCTTGAAACATTAGTTAAGGAGGTTGGTGTTAATGTGAGTTTGTTCATGACCTTATTTACTTGGTACCTTTCATTATTTATAATCTCAATAATCATAGCATTATTAATAATACTTTTGAGCAAGAAAGTACTAACTCCTAGTTCCTAGTAATACTTATTAACATAATAATTTTATGAATTTATATGCCTGATCCCTTCCTAACGGATGAGCATCAGCTCATTAGGAACAGTGTTAAGGAGTTTGCGGAGAGGTACATAGTGCCTATAGCTAGGAAGATGGATCTTGAGGATTACTACCCTAGGGATTTGATAAGGGAGCTTGGTAAGCAGGGCTTCCTAACTCCATCAGCACCGCCCGAGTATGGCGGACCTGGCATTGATCTTAGGGGTAGTGTTGTGGTTGTTGAGGAGTTAAGCCGGTACAGCCCAACCCTGGGCTTC from Vulcanisaeta distributa DSM 14429 harbors:
- a CDS encoding AAA family ATPase, which produces MDTVNAKQIVDKLLREVSKSVIGYEHEVKLLFACLIAGGHALIEGYPGLAKTTLVKAFAKALGLSFSRIQFTPDLLPSDITGSLIFNPKIGDFEVRFGPIFANIVLADEVNRAPPKVQSALLEAMQEGQVTIGGKSYELPKPFMIIATQNPIELEGTYPLPEAQLDRFMIRIRLGYPSEDIEMKIAENIDLGNVGSINTVVNKEEVEALQSLMRSVYIDQSIIRYIVNLIRATRNARDVKLGASPRAAQVLSKLVRAWALLDGRDYVIPDDVKVLAPYVLNHRVITLGADSTVLIRQLLQQVPTPLMERVLRRP